From the genome of Cloacibacillus sp. An23:
GCGAGGCTGTCGAGCAAGGGCGAGAGGACGGCCTCCTCGTTGTGCGCCGGGACGAGCACGGCGAAGCGGCGGTAGCGTTTCGCCGGCGGCATTTTTTTCTGGTTCCAGAAGCCGCGCAGGCTTACGATTATCTGGTAGAAGCCGTCGCACATGAGAGCTCCGAGCAGCGTGTAGAGCACGAACTGGATTATCCACCAGCCCCACCATATACACCAGTAGAAAAACTCCGTCTTATCCATAGAACTCCCCCGCACCGCCACGGCGTTATTTCAATGGCTTATCATACAACGCTCGGCGGGCGTAGGCAACAGCGCAAGCCGCACGCCCCGTCAAATGCGGAACGGCTCCGACGCCGCAGCCGAAGCCGTTCTCATAACGCCGCAGGCATCTCGCGGCGCAAAGCGTCCGCGGCTCCGCCGCCGTCAGCCTTCTTTCTCTATCTTCGTCTTCCGCAGCTCACGGCGCAGTATTTTGCCGGTCGGCGAGATCGGAAACTCTTTGACGAAGCCTATCTTGCGCGGGACTTTGTAGTGCGCAAGATGGTCGCGGCAGTATTCCATGAGTTCTTTCGCCGTGGCCTGCGCGCCGTCGTTGAGTATGACGAACGCTTTGACAAGTTCTCCGGCAACGTTGTTCTTTTCGCCGACCGCGACTGCGGCGTGGACTGCGGGATGCTTGCAGAGCGCCGCCTCGACCTCCTGAGGATAGACGTTGAAGCCGCTGACTATTATGATGTCGGTGGCGCGGTCGACTATCGTTATATAGCCGTCTTCGTCTACGTGCACCACGTCGCCGGTGTTGAACCAGCCGTCGGGCGTGAAGCGCTCGCGCGTGTTCTCCTCGTCGCGGAAATATCCGCTTACGACCGCGGGCCCCCTGAGGTAGAGCACGCCCTCGTCATGGAGGCCGATTTTGTTTCCCTCGCGGTCGCGTATCTCTATCTCGTAGTTGGCGAAGGCCGGGCCTACCGTTCCGAGCTTTTTCTTTTCCTCCGACGGGTTGACCGCGACGACTGGGCTGCATTCGGTGAGGCCGTAGCCTTCGAGTATCCCGACGCCTAGGTATTCGCGGCACCGTCCCTCCATCTGGACGTTGAGCCTGTCGCCGCCGCAGATTATGTATTCCACGCGTAACCGTTCGCCGCGCTTCGCCAGCGCGCCGATGAGGAAGGCCATGACGGTCGGCACGGCGATGACGCGGTTCACGCCGGATTCCTTAATCGCCGTTATGGTGTTTTCGACCGGGACGAAGCTCGGCACGACGGCCTGCGCCATCCCGTAGCATAACGGCAGGAGCCCTGCGACGGTGAAGCCGAAGGCGTGGAAGTTCGGCAGGACGTTGAGCATGACGCCGTCCTTGGAGACGAGACCCGGAACATGCTCCGATATCGGCTCGAGGTCGCCGATTAGGTTCGCGTGCGTACAGCCGACGGCCTTCGGCAGTCCAGAGGTACCTGACGTTGAGAATATAACCGCCAGCTCCTTCGGCTCCGGCGTCCCGGCGCTCCCCTTCCATTCGGGAAGCGGCCCTTCAAGCGGCGCGGGCACGAGCGGTATTTCCGCCGCAAACCCGGCCTCGCGCGCCTTTCTCTCGCCCTCTTCCGTCAGAATGAGAGAATGCACGTCGAGCATTTTGATAGTGTCGGAAAGGTTAACCGCTCCGGTGCGCGCGTTGAGCGGAGCTATCGCCCCGCCCAGACGCCAGCAGGCAAGCATCAGCGCGAGGGAGAGCGGCGAGTTGGGCAGCAGCATCGCGAGGCGCTGCCCCTCCGTGAAGCCCGCGGCGCGCAGCTTCTCCGCGCAGCCGCCGGCGAGGGCGGCGAAGCGTCCCCAGCTCCACCATTCGCCCTGCCACCAGAGGCATTTGTCGTTTTCCCTGCCCCGCCACACCGAATCTATATAGTCTTCGAGTCGTCCGCAGTTGAATGAAGGCATGATTATCAGACCACCTATCGCTGTTGATGGGACAATTATGCCATATTATTTTACTCTTGTATATCGCGCTGAGCCGCCGTTCCGGCGCGCGTCAGTTGCGGCGCATCGTGAAACGGCGCTGGAATATCCCCTTGCCGTCGGCGCAGTATATCAGAGCCGAGGATTTGTTGAGCGGCATGTGCGTCCTCGGGTCTATCGTCAGAGTCGCGTGCGTGAGCGGGAGATTGCGCGTCGCTAGGAGCGTATGCCGTATCGCCTCGCCTCGGAAGCCAGGCGTGCTCTGGAAGGCCGACGCTATCCACATCACGGCGTCGTAG
Proteins encoded in this window:
- a CDS encoding AMP-binding protein, with product MPSFNCGRLEDYIDSVWRGRENDKCLWWQGEWWSWGRFAALAGGCAEKLRAAGFTEGQRLAMLLPNSPLSLALMLACWRLGGAIAPLNARTGAVNLSDTIKMLDVHSLILTEEGERKAREAGFAAEIPLVPAPLEGPLPEWKGSAGTPEPKELAVIFSTSGTSGLPKAVGCTHANLIGDLEPISEHVPGLVSKDGVMLNVLPNFHAFGFTVAGLLPLCYGMAQAVVPSFVPVENTITAIKESGVNRVIAVPTVMAFLIGALAKRGERLRVEYIICGGDRLNVQMEGRCREYLGVGILEGYGLTECSPVVAVNPSEEKKKLGTVGPAFANYEIEIRDREGNKIGLHDEGVLYLRGPAVVSGYFRDEENTRERFTPDGWFNTGDVVHVDEDGYITIVDRATDIIIVSGFNVYPQEVEAALCKHPAVHAAVAVGEKNNVAGELVKAFVILNDGAQATAKELMEYCRDHLAHYKVPRKIGFVKEFPISPTGKILRRELRKTKIEKEG